CATGGCTGCAAACTCTTCCAAGTGCTTCCCTCTGCCTGCCAGCGGCACCTCCGTCTTGTGGGTTTCAGCTTCCGCCAGCAgttcctcagccctgagcccatcTCATCTCCGTCTGGGGCCAGTGTTGTGGTCGTGCATGATGATGGGTAAATAACAGGGCTGTGTCTCACCTGCCTAGTGCTGTGACCAGCTCCCATCCCACCCCCGGGGCCCCTCTGCAGCATTCGACACCATCGCTCGTGGGACACTGCTGAGGGGTCGGACTCAGGGTAAGGTACTAGAATGGTTTGAGTCCTTCCTGAGGGGAATCTGCACCTCCATCGCTAGGCCCCTCGTCTGGGgaatcccacagggatcagttctcttCCCACTCCTATTAATGTCCACCCGCAGCCAGTTGAACGGCCCAGACACGGAGCCAGGGTCAGTGATATGCAGGCGACAGCTCTATTTACCCGTCCTCATGCACAACCACAGCATGTGCCCACTGCCTGGATGGGCTCAGCTCCTGGCCAAGGAACCGCTGGTGGAAGCTGAAACCAGGTTCTCTTGGGCTGTAATACAGCCTCAGCCATGGGAGGCAGGTATCACAGGCCAGGGAAGGCTGACTTTCCCCAACAGCCAcgtggccccacccacactccaccctcAGGTCCCTtctgctgcctgggctgggggcttGTGGCTGGCCCAGGTAGATGGGACCGGTCCTCACAccacccagcactctgggctggagATGGTCAggtggcccagggctggggaggactAGTCTCCCCGAGTTCACACACCACCCATGGTTTCAGCAGAGGCGTGGAGGAATTTGGTGAAGTCTTTGTGGTGAATTCAGAGCCATGGCTCATTACCGGGGAGCTGGGAGAGCGCTGGCCATACCTTAGGGAGGGGATGGTCAGGGCAGTGGCTGTGCTGCGACGTCCTCAACCCTGACAGCTGAACCGCAGAACAGAGCCCAGGTGTGACTGGCTGGTGGGTGGGAGCAGAGGCGACCTGCGAGAGTCCAAGGGAAAGGAGTGGGGAGACGGGGGCTTTTGCATCTGCGATCTTGTCACCGTGCATGGTGGTATGTCCCAGGACAGGCCTCGGCGATTGTCTCTGAACCGATAGTGGAAAGCCTTTGCTCTGTGGTGGTCTTAACGAGCATAAAATCTGTTTGCGTTGGCTCTGGTTTCTGAGCTTAGATGACTTTGGTTTACCTGAGGTGCCTCTATTGGATCTGATGATGTTTGTACCTGCTGCCTTGACCTGCCTGGGTCTCCAATGGGCCAAGCAGCCTGAAGGGGCGAGATGGGCATTGCATCATCCAGCCAGGGCTTGGAGGCAGGTCCCTGGAGCCCACCAAGGGACCCCCCTCAAACACACACAGCCAGcttgggcccagcccctgggttaCAGCCGCCAGAAACTGCAGGGGAAGAAGCTCTTTAGTTAGGAAAATTTCTGTCCTTCCTCTTTCCTCTTGAAACCAACATAAATTGCTGGAAGGGCCAGGCAGCCAGGCCACCCGATTGTGGTAGGAAACTGTAGGACAGAGAGAAGCCCATGAGGAACTTCAGAGCCAgccaggggaaggagcaggaccTGGGATTCAAGGCTGACAGATGCCAAAGCCCATTGGTGGGTTTAATCTGACCTCCTCATGCACTTTCTGGGGGCTCAGTTCTCAGGGGCAGGACCCGCTGGCATCACAGGCAGCTCAGCTCAGAGTGCACAGCCAACCAGCTGTCAGGGTGCAGAGAGAAGCGGGGGGAATAACAGGCAAACAGGGCTAGGGGCATTCGATAAACTGAGGGGCCGCCCTGCCCTGGGGtctggtgtccagttctggtcaggCCAGCTTGGGGAAAGGACAGAGCAGAAGCCAAGGAGGTTCCCGATGGGGCCAGAGGCCCCTGTCTGAGAAGAGATGACAATGCAATCCAAGGACAAAGACACACACCACCGTCGtcctggggaactccctgccctagGGTGCCACTGAAAGCAGGAGCTCTGCAGGAACATGGCAAGAAGGAACAGCTGTGTCTATAGGCaccaggcccctcccctgctactCCCGAGGGGATGAGGTGGGTTAGGAAGGACAGGCAGATGGCGGGGGGGCAGGCGCATGGGAGGTTCTAAAGATTGGAGAGGAGGCTCAGCTCAAGGTTAGCTCACGAACGTTAAGAGTCCACCCTTTTGACCTGCATCAGGAACAGGGTGGGGGCCGGGGTCAGCTCAGACCCAGCCATCCCTGACCACTTTTGAGACCCTAACCGCAGGACAGGAAGGCGCTTCTCCCTTGAAGAGGTTGGTCCATAACGgtccaatggggggggggggtacccTCTCGCATCTTCCTGCGAAGAGCTGGCCTGGCACCCCGGACACAGGAACCTGGGTGAGGGGGCCAGGTGATCTGCTGCTGAGTGGCCTTTCCTAGAGGTGGAGGCCCCAAAGCCCCTGATCCCCCCACAGCTCCGCAGGCCGGACGTACATGGGGAAGGGAAGCCTGGTATGCTGGAGGGTAAAACCATTTGTTCTGAATGCTGCACACagctgtgttattgtagggtcccCACTAGCACCAGGGCTGCCAGTCCTAAGCCCTAAAGCTACACCCCAGAAGTTAAATGGACTTCCCACACCGAGTGCTCTGCACAGGGTCGCTGGGTGCAAGGGACCTGGGGGAGGCGTGGCCAGCCCTGGCCTTCCCCCACCGAGTGCTCTGCACAGGGCCACTGGGttcaggggagctgggggaggcgcTGCCAGCCCTGGGATTCCCACACCAAGTGCTCTGCACGGGGTcgctgggtgagggggaggcaCTGCCAACCCTGGGCTTCCCACACCAAGAGTTTTGCACAGGGtcgctgggtgcagggggaggcgCTGCCAGCCGGCTTCCCACACCAAGAGTTTTGCACAGGGTCGCTGGGTGCAGGGGACCTGGGGGAGGCGcggccagccctgggcttcccccaccgAGTGCTCTGCACAGGGTcgctgggtgagggggaggcactgccagccctgggcttcccacacCAAGAGTTTTGCACAGGGtcgctgggtgcagggggaggcgcggccagccctgggcttcccccaccgAGTGCTCTGCACAGGGTCGCTGGGTGCAGGGGACCTGGGGGAGGCGtggccagccctgggcttcccccaccgAGTGCTCTGCACAGGGTcgctgggtgagggggaggcactgccagccctgggcttcccacacCGAGTGCTCTGCACAGGGCCGCTGGGTGCAGGGGACCTGGGGGAGACGcggccagccctgggcttcccccaccgAGTGCTCTGCACAGGGTCGCTGGGTGCAGGGGACCTGGGGGAGGCgcagccagccctgggcttcccccaccgAGTGCTCTGCACAGGGTcgctgggtgagggggaggcactgccagccctgggcttcccacacCGAGTGCTCTGCACAGGGTCGCTGGGTGCAGGGGACCTGGGGGAGGCGCGGCCAGCCCTGGCCTTCCCCCACCGAGTGCTCTGCACAGGGCCGCTGGGCCCGGCGAGGGGGCGGAGGCGCTGCCAGCCCCGGCACAGGATGAGCAGAAGAGTGAGGAACTGCAGCTCTAGGACGATACTTCATGTGCACCCAAGAGTGCGACTCTCCTGGGACCCggctccagcagagggagctcGGAGCATGTGGAGGGAGTCCCAGTCTGGGCCACACACCAGGTCCCACTTAGTGCTGGCcccctgcactggggcagaggagtGTAGGGGCCCGGCCAGCCCATCCACCGAGAGCTGGAAGACGCTCCTCCCTCCCGCAAGCACAGCAGATCTCAGCAGTGCCCCGAAGGGCAGGGTGCAGCTCCCCGTGGCAGGGCCTGGAGACCCCACGCAGCCGAGCCCAGTGCCCGCCTGTGCCATTTCCCATCCCTCCCAgtcaccagggagggagagacatgAGGAGGCCAGGCTGCATGGAGTCACGTAAGCTGCTCTGGGGCCTCCGTGCCGGCCTGGGGCAGACAGGCCCAACCCTGCAGCGACTCTGGGCTCAGACCTGACTCAGCTCCCAGGGAATGAGCCGGTCCCAGCAGGGGTCCCGGACGCCAGGGTCCTCATCTCGCCGTCACAAGGGCAGCAGCTGCATCCTGAGCTGATGGAGCGTGAACATCCCCCGAGCCTCCCTAGAAGGACGCAGGGATCTTCAGCCAAGCCCTCGAAGAGGTGGAGCCTGGCAGCAGGGTCGGTGCCAGGAGCCCTAGCCGACcgcctcctgcagctgcaggttCTTCTGGTAGCAGGCGAAGCTGCAGAGGGGCACGCCGGTGCGTGAGCAGGAGTACCGCTTGCGGTTGGGGCAGCCGCTGACCCCGCAGGTGGTGGCTGCAGGCACGGGTGGCGGCGTGCCGGGCGGCAGTGGCAGCGTGACCCCGGGCGGGAAGGACACGGTGATCCGGTCCGCGGCGTTGCAGTAGCGGATCATGGGGCATGGGGCCTGCTTAGCCTTGCGCTCCCGCAGCGTCTTCACCTTGGCCTTGTTGGTCTTGGTGAGGCGCTCGATGGTTTGGTTCTTGTTCTCCTCTGCCTTCTTGGCCGCCTGCAGGCGCCGCTTCCGGGCTCGTTCCTCCCGCTTCACCAGCATCTCCTCCGTCATCTCCTTCGCCTTGTAGCCCATGGGCAGCTCCAGGAGTGGCTggctctgctgcttgtgcaggaggGCTTTCTGCGGGGGACACAGAGCGCAAGGGAGGTCAGACCCAATGCATGGGCTGAGGGGGCTTTCCccgctgggggaggggctccaaTCCGGCCCCAGCTGGGGGGATCGGCTGGCTCTGGGGACCGTGCGTGTGCCAGGGCCTCCTTgtccagtgaaggcagggagtcCAGCAGGACACAGGGGCTCTGAAGGCCCATGCATGGGAGAGTTTTGGGCACAGGGGATTCTGTGCTACCCCGGCTCCATTCTGCACCAAACAGGCCGCTGCAGCCAGAACCGCCGCACATGGGCCATTGGCACGGGGCAGCAGGCACCAGCTGCCCGCAGCCTTCCTAGGCCACATGGGagggactgacccctgcagggctcccagcccccctcacctGTCTGGCCGTGAGCAGCGACTCATCCACCTCCTTCTTGAGCTCGCCGTTGTCGTCCAGCTCGCCCTTCTCCAGCGCATCCAGCCAGCGCTGCTCCTCCTCGTCCTCGCGGGCAGGGAAGCAGCTCTCCGAGTCCAGGTCCGGCAGGGGCGATGGGTCCAGGTTACTGTCTTCATCTGCACAGTCCCGGCGTGGGGAGACAGCGTTACAGGGGGCCCAGTAGAGGTGGTAACTCCCAGTGGCTGGCCTGCTCCCAAGGGACTGTTCTCTCCAGGGGCGGACGTCCCAACAAACCCTGACTAGGACCTGGCTGCACACTTCCTCTGGCCCCTGGGCGTTGGATCTGTCTCTGGCTCCCACCAGGGGAAACCCGAGTACGGCAGAGCTCAGCTCTGGCTCCCCGGGCAGCACCCACAACCTCACCAGCCAAGCTGGAACAGAGTCAAGGGAGCAGCTTCCGGCCTTCCAGAGCCATGGAGTTGGGGTAACCCAACAcgggggagaagctggggtccCCCAAAGCTGTTTACAGCTATTGTGTTACTGCCTATGAGAGGGAAACTAGAGCACTTAGAGCTTGGCCGGGTGAATGTGGGAACCCCGatacctccctgccccaggggcctCACTCCAGCCAAGCGGCCGCCCCAGGGGCCCCTCCCACTCCTTATTCAAGGGCTGGGCTTCCTTGACTGCTGTTTGGGAATGCTGCAGAGCTGCACAGCGAGGATCCCCCTTTAGCACTCACCCAGCCAGGCCCGATACTGCTCAATGGGGACCCCCTCCATGGGCTCGTCCTCATCGTCCACGACCATGAGGGGGGAAGGCGAGCGCGGCACCTCGGGGATCACCGTGAAGGTCGGCACGctgaagagacagcccagacccTGCCCGTTAGGGTGCAGCAGAGCTCGCACCACGCAGAGCCGCACTAGGATCTGTGGGTGTGCGTCTTCCAGCGCAATGCCAGCACGGGCCAGTGCACAGCTCCAGGGCAGGGGGCCCACGGGTGCGTtctggggaggtgggaggcagGGCGGGAACACAGGGCGAGGGGGGCCTGCTGATCCTGGAGGAAGAGACCAGGCTGGTCTGATCCAGGCATGGATCCTGGCCACATCTCACCAGTATGGCGAGTCCTGTTTTGAAGTATAAGCCTTGGCCCTGAAACTGTCGCACAACCCTCCCATGCCCGTCACCCAGAGCTGATGCTGGGGCCCCCCTTACCTCTTGGTGCCCAGGATCTGCCCGCCCAGCTTGATTTTGAGCTTGAGCTGGGGCTTGgggagcaaggggctggactccagGGTCTCGGAGGAGAAGCTGGGCCCCACGTTCTCATGGTGATGCCTCTTCTTGTGCTTCTTCTTGTGCTTCTTGTGCTTCTTCTTGTGGGAGCTGTGCCCGCTGGACTCGTCCTGGTCCCCTGGGAACACACGCAGACGCTCACATCACCTCGTGCCCACGGGCGGCACAGGGGCACCGGGCCTGGCGCATTCCCAGGGGGCTGGGCACAAGACTGATTCCCCAGGGGAGGGATGAGACCGAACAGCCCCCCCAAGGTCCTATGCCCCCTGTCCTGCTCCCACCACAGGTCTGCTTAGCCAGGGGCTGGGCCCGGGCCCtcaaggctggggtggggagcaagtACGGGCCATATataacccctgccctgcccccccagccccctcccgctTCCCCCACGACCCCCCCCCAACGGGCGCTCCCGCTTCCCCCACGAGCCCCCCCCCAGCGGCCGCTCCCGCTTCCCCCACGAGCCCCCCCCGGCCGCTCCCGCCCCCCCTGCCGGTCCCGCTTCCCCCACGAGCCCCACCCCAGCGGCCGCTCCCGCCCCCCCCGGCCGCTCCCGCTTCCCCCACgagccccccccccagcggcCGCTCCCGCCCCCCCTGCCGGTCCCGCTTCCCTCCCGAGCCCCCCCCCAGCGGCCGCTCCCACTTCCCCCACGAGCCCCCCCCCGGCcgctccctcccgcccccagcgGCCCGAGACGttacggggggggaggggggcgggcccCAGGTGTCGGCAGCGGCCGGGGGGGGTCTGGGGACCGCGCTCGCTCCTCACCCGCCTCGGCCCCCTCCATCCTGCCGCCGGGGGCGCCCCCCCTCCGCCACGCCTTGCTCATCGGGCCCAGACTCAGCTACGTGCCGGCAGCCCGGGGAGGGCTATTCCGAACGGACTCGGGCCCCGCTTCCGCCCCGCACGGAGCTCAGTCGCTGAATATTCCCCAGTGGCCAGCGGCCATCTTTGTTCTGGGCTCTGTCCGTTCTAAAAGGCTCCCTCTAGAAACACGGCTCCGGGCACTTTGTGACCGGGCTAGAGTTAAGgtcccagaggagctgcccaagTGGGGTGCTTGGCCTGCACACTAGGGAGCAGCACCGGGGTCCTatagcccccaaccccagccaggctctgacccactggcagccagtacagaattccccctcccaccctgtcccAGCCAGCAGGAGCCTCCCCCATCCCTGGCTTAGGGGGTGTGACCCATTAACCCCGGGGACTGGCAGAGCCTGCTTCAACACAGCCTGCTGGtgcaagggggttggggggccACCTCCTGCAGATGGGGAGCCACCGAGCTGGTGAAAGGGAGAAGGAGAGTCTAGCTTGTCAGCTGTTCGGGGCAGACACCATCTTTTTTTGTTCTATGCTGGTACAGTGCCTGGCGCAAGGGAGTCCTGCTCCATGATGGGGCCCACATGCCACTGCAGTGCAAATTATAGGTAATGATAaaagggcactggactgggacaagGGATCAGCTGGGATTCCCGCCCTGTAACTTAggagttcaattcctggctctgtccaaGACTCCCTGTGTCACCTCAGCTAAGTCACTTAAACTCACTGTGCCCCAGTTCCTGCCTGCGCAATGAGGGTAGCCCTGGCATGCCTCCACTGTGGGGCTTGTACCACGCCAATAGGGCCTGGGGAAGTGCTTACATAGAGGGAAGGGCAGCAGAAGGCACACGTCTCCCCACCCGGCAGGCAGAAGCCCTAGGAATAGGGTGAGCAGATTTGCAAAGAGGAttgtagtgggggaggaggggcatggaGGGCAGCCAGTGCAAGGGCCAACAGCTTCTCCAGCATTGGAAAGAGTGGGGGCAACACAACTGGGGGTCCATGCACAGAAGCATCTGATTTCACTGCCTTAAGCAGCTAGGGACATGACGGGAAGGATGGTCCAGGGCTTTGGGCAGTAGCCTGTGAGGCCTGGGgtcaagttcctgctctgccccaaactCCTTGTGACTTTGGTACGTCTCTTGGTCTCCCTGGGCCCCAGTTCCCACCTGGAAATGGGGGGACTAGCCCTGGAGGCGTGTGCGTGAGGATGGATTTGCTAGCAAGATTCCAGGGCAGCCAGCTGCCCGGTAATGGGAATGAGGAGGGGCATTCATTCCCCCTGCCCGTGAACCCAGGGGCTCCCTTGGCCACACGCTATCCCCGTGTGTGTCTGCTTGGTGCGGTGTTGTCGGACCGGAG
This sequence is a window from Gopherus evgoodei ecotype Sinaloan lineage chromosome 5, rGopEvg1_v1.p, whole genome shotgun sequence. Protein-coding genes within it:
- the INO80B gene encoding INO80 complex subunit B — protein: MSKAWRRGGAPGGRMEGAEAGDQDESSGHSSHKKKHKKHKKKHKKRHHHENVGPSFSSETLESSPLLPKPQLKLKIKLGGQILGTKSVPTFTVIPEVPRSPSPLMVVDDEDEPMEGVPIEQYRAWLDEDSNLDPSPLPDLDSESCFPAREDEEEQRWLDALEKGELDDNGELKKEVDESLLTARQKALLHKQQSQPLLELPMGYKAKEMTEEMLVKREERARKRRLQAAKKAEENKNQTIERLTKTNKAKVKTLRERKAKQAPCPMIRYCNAADRITVSFPPGVTLPLPPGTPPPVPAATTCGVSGCPNRKRYSCSRTGVPLCSFACYQKNLQLQEAVG